A DNA window from Pseudomonas sp. B21-056 contains the following coding sequences:
- a CDS encoding chemotaxis protein CheA, with translation MSFGADEEILQDFLVEAGEILEQLSEQLVELESRPDDADLLNAIFRGFHTVKGGAGFLQLNELVECCHIAENVFDILRKGERRVDSELMDVVLEALDAVNSMFSEVRDRSPITAATPELLAALSRLAEPQSADEAAPVEAMVEEPAVEEPVAEESGDITDNEFEQLLDSLSAVKAEAQAQTQAPVVTAPADAGAASDEITDAEFESLLDQLHGKGQFAVDAVVPATAPAAPKAAGDSSDITDDEFEALLDQLHGKGTFAVDALESAIASAPAPSKPAAAAAGSDLITDQEFESLLDDLHGKGKFTEVGTAAAAPAAGTTAAPAAKAAPKPVAKAPEPKAETPAPAPKPAAAAAAPAPARAPAAAAAAPAEKPTSEAETTVRVDTARLDEIMNMVGELVLVRNRLVRLGLNSQDEAMSKAVSNLDVVTADLQTAVMKTRMQPIKKVFGRFPRLVRDLARQLKKEINLELVGEETDLDKNLVEALADPLVHLVRNAVDHGIESPEEREASGKVRSGKVILAAEQEGDHILLSISDDGKGMDPDVLRSIAVKRGVMDKDAADRLSDTECYNLIFAPGFSTKTEISDVSGRGVGMDVVKTKISQLNGSINIHSVKGAGSKILIKVPLTLAIMPTLMVMLGNQAFAFPLVNVNEIFHLDLSRTNVVDGQEVVIVRDKALPLFYLKRWLVSSAAHVEQGEGHVVILSVGTQRIGFVVDQLVGQEEVVIKPLGKMLQGTPGMSGATITGDGRIALILDVPSMLKRYAARRI, from the coding sequence GAGCAACTGTCCGAGCAACTGGTCGAGCTGGAAAGCCGACCGGATGATGCGGATCTGCTCAATGCAATTTTTCGCGGTTTCCACACTGTAAAAGGAGGCGCCGGCTTCCTCCAGCTCAACGAGCTGGTGGAGTGCTGCCACATTGCCGAGAACGTGTTCGACATCCTGCGCAAGGGTGAGCGTCGCGTCGATTCGGAACTGATGGACGTCGTGCTTGAAGCGCTGGATGCGGTCAACAGCATGTTCAGTGAGGTGCGTGACCGTTCGCCGATCACCGCCGCCACGCCTGAGTTGCTCGCCGCGCTGTCGCGCCTGGCCGAGCCGCAATCGGCTGACGAAGCTGCTCCGGTCGAAGCCATGGTTGAAGAACCTGCGGTCGAGGAGCCGGTCGCCGAGGAATCGGGCGATATCACCGATAACGAATTCGAACAACTGCTGGACTCCCTGAGTGCTGTCAAGGCCGAAGCCCAGGCCCAGACCCAGGCTCCGGTAGTGACTGCACCCGCCGATGCTGGCGCGGCCAGCGATGAAATCACCGATGCGGAGTTCGAGTCGCTGCTCGATCAACTGCACGGCAAGGGCCAGTTCGCCGTCGATGCGGTTGTCCCGGCGACAGCCCCTGCCGCGCCGAAAGCCGCAGGCGACAGCTCCGACATCACTGACGATGAGTTCGAAGCCCTGCTCGATCAGTTGCATGGCAAGGGTACCTTTGCCGTCGACGCCCTGGAGTCGGCCATTGCTTCCGCGCCTGCCCCGAGCAAGCCCGCTGCCGCAGCGGCCGGTAGCGACCTGATTACCGATCAGGAATTCGAATCGCTGCTCGACGATTTGCACGGCAAAGGCAAGTTCACCGAGGTCGGCACGGCCGCTGCTGCGCCCGCTGCCGGCACGACCGCCGCACCCGCCGCCAAGGCTGCGCCCAAACCCGTCGCCAAGGCGCCGGAACCCAAGGCCGAGACGCCCGCACCCGCACCCAAGCCTGCAGCAGCGGCTGCCGCGCCTGCGCCTGCCCGTGCACCGGCCGCGGCGGCGGCTGCACCGGCGGAAAAACCGACCAGTGAAGCCGAGACCACCGTTCGGGTCGACACTGCGCGCCTGGACGAGATCATGAACATGGTCGGCGAACTGGTGCTGGTGCGTAACCGCCTGGTGCGCCTGGGCCTTAACAGCCAGGACGAAGCCATGTCCAAGGCCGTGTCGAACCTCGACGTGGTCACGGCCGATCTGCAGACCGCGGTCATGAAGACCCGGATGCAGCCGATCAAGAAAGTCTTCGGGCGCTTCCCGCGCCTGGTACGTGACCTGGCTCGCCAGCTCAAGAAAGAAATCAACCTGGAACTGGTGGGTGAAGAAACCGACCTCGACAAGAACCTCGTCGAGGCCCTGGCCGACCCGCTGGTCCACTTGGTGCGCAACGCGGTCGACCACGGCATTGAATCGCCGGAAGAGCGCGAAGCTTCGGGCAAGGTCCGCAGCGGCAAGGTGATCCTGGCCGCCGAGCAGGAGGGGGACCACATCCTGCTGTCGATCTCCGACGACGGCAAGGGCATGGACCCCGACGTGCTGCGCTCCATCGCCGTCAAACGCGGCGTGATGGACAAGGACGCCGCCGACCGCCTGAGCGACACCGAGTGCTACAACCTGATCTTCGCCCCCGGCTTCTCGACCAAGACCGAGATCTCCGACGTGTCGGGTCGTGGCGTGGGCATGGACGTGGTGAAAACCAAGATTTCCCAGCTCAACGGTTCGATCAACATCCACTCGGTCAAGGGCGCAGGCTCGAAGATCCTCATCAAGGTCCCGCTGACCCTGGCGATCATGCCGACTCTGATGGTGATGCTGGGCAACCAGGCATTCGCCTTCCCGCTGGTCAACGTCAACGAGATCTTCCACCTCGACTTGTCGCGCACCAACGTGGTGGACGGCCAGGAAGTGGTGATCGTGCGGGACAAGGCTCTGCCGCTGTTCTACCTCAAGCGCTGGCTGGTCAGCTCCGCGGCGCATGTGGAGCAGGGCGAAGGCCACGTGGTGATCCTTTCGGTGGGCACCCAGCGGATCGGCTTCGTCGTCGACCAGCTCGTGGGCCAGGAAGAAGTGGTCATCAAGCCGTTGGGCAAGATGCTCCAGGGCACCCCGGGCATGTCCGGCGCCACCATCACCGGCGACGGCCGCATCGCGCTGATCCTCGATGTGCCGAGCATGCTCAAGCGTTACGCCGCACGGCGTATTTGA